A segment of the Thermoanaerobaculia bacterium genome:
CGCGACGACCTTCGGAATCGCGGCGATCCGCGACTCGAGCTCCCGGGCGAACGCGGTGCGCGCCGCGGGCTGGCGATACCGCTGTCCGGGCAGCGCGACCTGGAACGCGACCGCATGGCCCGGAGCGAAGCCGGGATCGACCGCCGTGAGGCGGACGAGACTGCGCAGGAGGAGACCGGCTCCGGCGAGGAGGACGAGAGCGAGCGCGGTCTCGGCGGCGACGAGGAGCGATCCCGCCGTTCGCACGGACCGCGTGGCGGTCGCGCTTCCTCCCTCGTGCAGGGCGGCGGCCGCCCCCGGCGCCGTCCGTGCCGCGAAGACGCCGAGTCCGAGCCCGACGGCGAGCGCGACGGCGGTGTTGAACGCGAGAACGGCCGCGTCGATCGAGACGCGCGCGTGGACGGGGAGCGGGAGCGGGCTCAGGGAGAGGAGAAACGGCAGGGCGGCGTAAGCCACGAGCGCGCCGGCGGCGGCCCCTCCGCCCGCCAGCAGCAGGCACTCCGCGACGATCAGGCGGAAGCGGTCCCATGCCCCGGCGCCGAGCGCCGCCCGGATCGCGAGCTCGCGCCGCCGTGCGGCCGAGCGGGCGAGCACCAGGCTCGAGACGTTCGCGGAGGCGATCAGGAGGACGAGCGCCACGGCGCCGAGCAGCGTCAGGAGCGCGGGGCGGATCTTCCCCAGGAGATGCTCGCGCAGCGGGACGACCCGGACCGCCGTCCGCGGGTCGCCGGCGGGACGGCCGTCGAGCCGGGTGGCGAGCGCCGCGAGTTCCTGGCTTGCCGCTTCGGGCGAGACGCCGCGCCGCAGGCGCCCCGCGACGGAGAGCATGCGGACGTATCCGCGGCTGTGCGAGAAGGGATTTCGTTCGAGGGGCGTCCAGAGGTCGGCGGCTTCCAGGAACTCGAACCCGGGGGCGGCGACACCGACGATCGTCGCCGCCTCGCCGTCGACCGAGAGCGTGCGGCCGACGATTCGCGGTTCGGCGCCGAAGCGCCTCCGCCAGAGGCCGTCGCTGATCACCACGACCGGGGCCGCCGTGCGGTGCTCGGCAGCCGTGAAGCCGCGGCCGGCCGCGGGCGGGATGCCGAGCACGTCGAAGAACCCCTCCGAGACGAAGTGACCCTTGATCTGCTCGGGATCGGACCCGCCGGTCAGGACGAAATTCCAGAGCGGCGAGACGGCGATGAGGCTCTCGAAGCTCCGGCTCTGCGCCCGCCACTGGCGGAACTCGTCGAAGGAGGCCGGGCGCTCGGCGGGCTCGCGTCGGGCATCGACTCCGGCGACGAACGCGAGCCGGTCCGGCTCCCGGTACGGGAGCGAACGCAGCAGCAGCGCGCGGACGACGCTGAAGACCGCCGTGTTGGCGCCGATTCCCACGGCGAGCGTCGCGATCGCGATCGCCGCGAACTTCGGGCGCCGGCGGACCATGCGCGCGGCGACCGCGATGTCCCGGACGAGATCTCGAACCATCGTCATTCCTCCCGGAGGGCCTTCATGGGATCGGTTTTCGCGGCGCGGCGCGCGGGGATCCAGCTCGCGGCGGCGGCCGCCAGGAGCAGGAAGAGGCACGTCGCCGCGACGGTGGCGGGGTCGGCGCGGCGGGTGTCGTAGAGCAGGCTCGCGATCGACCGGGTGAGCGCCATGGCGGCTGCCATGCCCGCGACCAGCCCGAAGGCGGCCAGCCGCACTCCCTCGCCGACCGTCTGCGCCAGGATCCGCCGGGGCGGGGCGCCGAGCGCGATCCGGACGCCGATCTCGGCGGAGCGCTGCCGCACGGAGTACGACAGAACGCCGAACAGCCCGATCGCCGCGAGCGACAGGGCGATTCCGGCGAAGACTCCCAGCAGCTGGCCGATCAGGCGGCGCGACCCGATCGACTCCCCGACGATGTCGTCCATCGAGCGAAGCTCCGAAAGGGGGAGGCCGGGGTCGATCGCACGGAGGCGCTGCCGGATGAGAGGACCGAGGAACGCGGGCGGACGAGACGACCGCAGCGCGAACAGCATCGAGGGGACCGTGTGCTGGAGCGCGGAGAGGTAGAACGCTTCGCGCGGCGCGGCATCGAGTCCGTCGCTTCGGACGTCCCCGACGACGCCGACGATCTCCGCGGGAGAAGTCGATCGGCCGATGAAAACGTGGCGCCCGACCGCGTCGCGGCCCGGAAAGAACCGGCGCGCGAGGCGGCGATTGACGACCACCCGGATGGGGGCCGACGGGCCGTCCGAATCGTCGAAGAGCCGGCCGGCCTCTCGCGGGATCGCGAGCGCCCGGAAATAGTCGAACGCGACCGTGTCGAACGAGACGATCGGGCGCTCTGCGAGGGGGAGGACCGGGCCTCCTTCGGCGGCGAGCAGGGTCTGCTGGCTTCCCGCCGACAGCGGCATCGCCTGGGCGGCGCCGACCGCGGTCACTCCGGGAAGGGACCCGAGTCCCTGCCGGAGTCTCGCGAAAAACGTCCGCATTTCGTCGGGCTTCCCGTACCGCGAGGATGGGAGATCGACCCGGGCGACGACGACGTGATCGGGACGGAATCCGGGGTCCACCGCTTCGAGGTGGAGGATCGTGCGGAACAGGAGGCCGGCCCCCATCAGGAGGGCGACGGCGAGCGCGACTTCCGAGACGACGAGAATGTCGCGGATCCGCCTCCGGCGCGCCCCGCCGACGGCCCGGCCGGCGTTTTCGGCGAGCGCCGTCCGGATGTCGGTCCTCGCTCCCTGCAGCGCGGGGGCGAGACCGAAGATCAGCCCGGTCGCGACCGCGACGCCGGTCGTGGCGGCGAGCACGCGGAGATCGAGATGGATCTCCGATGCCCGGGGAACGTGCCGGGACGCGAGGGCCACGAGCGGCGGCAGCGCGATTCTCGCGAGGACCACGCCGAGAATGCCGGCGGCGACGCTCATCACGACGCTTTCGGCGAGGAACTGCCGGACCAGGCGTCCTCGGCTCGCTCCGAGGGCCTTCCGCACGGCCACCTCGCGCCCCCGCTCGATCGCGCGGACGAGCAGCAGGTTCGTCACGTTCCCGCAGGCGATGACGAGCACGAGCGCCACGGCGCCGAGAAGGATCAGCAGCATGGGCTTCGCCTCTCGGGCGAGGTCCTCGG
Coding sequences within it:
- a CDS encoding ABC transporter permease, whose protein sequence is MNGILGELSRAVRSLRRSPGFVLVAAGMLAVGIGANTAVFSVVDAVLLRPLPYEDPARIVRIWATAPERGLDLAEVSRQRYLDISAQNRTFESVGAFVLDSVNLTGGGEPARLHAARVSPEVLRTLRVRPSIGRNFVPAEESPGGPDAVLLGNRIWRERFGADPGILGRSIDIDGSPHAVVGILPAGFHFPDDDVDVWIPRIDSPSFLNRGNVERGSTYLDLVARVKPGVSPAQAKADLDRMAAIDRRTGFLDEGLRYRLVPLAEDLAREAKPMLLILLGAVALVLVIACGNVTNLLLVRAIERGREVAVRKALGASRGRLVRQFLAESVVMSVAAGILGVVLARIALPPLVALASRHVPRASEIHLDLRVLAATTGVAVATGLIFGLAPALQGARTDIRTALAENAGRAVGGARRRRIRDILVVSEVALAVALLMGAGLLFRTILHLEAVDPGFRPDHVVVARVDLPSSRYGKPDEMRTFFARLRQGLGSLPGVTAVGAAQAMPLSAGSQQTLLAAEGGPVLPLAERPIVSFDTVAFDYFRALAIPREAGRLFDDSDGPSAPIRVVVNRRLARRFFPGRDAVGRHVFIGRSTSPAEIVGVVGDVRSDGLDAAPREAFYLSALQHTVPSMLFALRSSRPPAFLGPLIRQRLRAIDPGLPLSELRSMDDIVGESIGSRRLIGQLLGVFAGIALSLAAIGLFGVLSYSVRQRSAEIGVRIALGAPPRRILAQTVGEGVRLAAFGLVAGMAAAMALTRSIASLLYDTRRADPATVAATCLFLLLAAAAASWIPARRAAKTDPMKALREE
- a CDS encoding ABC transporter permease; the encoded protein is MVRDLVRDIAVAARMVRRRPKFAAIAIATLAVGIGANTAVFSVVRALLLRSLPYREPDRLAFVAGVDARREPAERPASFDEFRQWRAQSRSFESLIAVSPLWNFVLTGGSDPEQIKGHFVSEGFFDVLGIPPAAGRGFTAAEHRTAAPVVVISDGLWRRRFGAEPRIVGRTLSVDGEAATIVGVAAPGFEFLEAADLWTPLERNPFSHSRGYVRMLSVAGRLRRGVSPEAASQELAALATRLDGRPAGDPRTAVRVVPLREHLLGKIRPALLTLLGAVALVLLIASANVSSLVLARSAARRRELAIRAALGAGAWDRFRLIVAECLLLAGGGAAAGALVAYAALPFLLSLSPLPLPVHARVSIDAAVLAFNTAVALAVGLGLGVFAARTAPGAAAALHEGGSATATRSVRTAGSLLVAAETALALVLLAGAGLLLRSLVRLTAVDPGFAPGHAVAFQVALPGQRYRQPAARTAFARELESRIAAIPKVVA